From a single Phragmites australis chromosome 7, lpPhrAust1.1, whole genome shotgun sequence genomic region:
- the LOC133925372 gene encoding berberine bridge enzyme-like Cyn d 4 yields the protein MVTSTKIAIVIAILCFLCCNVFLPLSAASSNDFLQCLSPRIPSELVYRQSSSGFMSVLQSSVQNPKFLTNTTVRPLCIITASDVSHVQVAVSCGRRNGVRLRVRSGGHDYEGLSYRSVRPEVFAVLDLATLRGVRVRPGEASAWVDAGTTLGEVYYAIGTTNPGFLFPGGVCATVGVSGFLSGGGIGLMMRKYGVGGDNVIDAKIVNANGDLLDRAAMGEDLFWAIRGGGGESFGVVVAWRLKLSKVPPTVTVINIVKTVEQGATDLLAKWETTILRPFLTDLTIRVALQGNQTLFQSLYLGRCSRLVDTMRSVFPELGMTADDCWEMSWLRAIAFIYFGRTDVPVEGLLNRTNSLGTYFKSKSDYVRRGIGKVGWESIFQQQLSRNGAGLMILEPHGASVGGANTNATSPYPHRRGVLYNIQYGSMWWGEANGTAAATAIGWLNGLYGFLEQFVSSNPREAFANYRDLDLGQNVVGRDGVTTYRSGRVWGERYFMGNFRRLAAVKGRVDPGEYFRNEQSIPPLLPKS from the coding sequence ATGGTCACGTCCACAAAAATTGCCATAGTTATCGCCATCTTGTGCTTCTTGTGTTGCAACGTCTTCCTCCCTTTGTCAGCAGCTTCCTCCAATGATTTCCTCCAATGTCTCTCGCCGAGGATACCGAGCGAGCTCGTGTACCGGCAAAGCTCGAGTGGCTTCATGTCAGTGCTTCAGTCCTCCGTTCAGAACCCTAAGTTCCTGACCAACACCACGGTGCGGCCGCTGTGCATCATCACGGCGTCCGACGTTTCTCACGTCCAGGTCGCCGTTAGCTGCGGCCGCCGCAACGGCGTGCGCCTCCGCGTGCGCAGCGGTGGGCACGACTACGAGGGCCTGTCGTACCGGTCCGTGCGCCCCGAGGTATTCGCGGTGCTGGACCTCGCTACGCTCCGCGGCGTGCGCGTCCGCCCCGGCGAGGCCAGCGCATGGGTGGACGCTGGCACGACACTGGGTGAGGTGTACTACGCCATCGGCACGACCAACCCTGGGTTCTTGTTCCCCGGTGGCGTGTGTGCAACCGTCGGCGTGAGTGGCTTCCTCAGCGGTGGTGGCATCGGCCTGATGATGCGCAAGTACGGAGTCGGAGGGGACAACGTCATCGACGCCAAGATCGTCAATGCCAACGGTGACCTCCTCGACAGGGCCGCCATGGGGGAGGACCTCTTCTGGGCCATTCGGGGTGGCGGTGGCGAGAGCTTCGGTGTCGTCGTGGCGTGGCGGCTGAAGCTCTCGAAGGTCCCACCAACGGTGACGGTGATCAACATCGTCAAGACCGTCGAGCAGGGAGCCaccgacctcctcgccaagtggGAGACGACCATTCTGAGGCCATTCCTTACAGACCTCACCATCCGGGTCGCCCTGCAGGGCAATCAAACTCTGTTCCAGTCACTCTACCTCGGCAGGTGCTCGCGCCTTGTTGACACGATGCGCTCCGTCTTCCCGGAGCTAGGCATGACAGCGGATGACTGCTGGGAGATGAGCTGGCTGCGCGCCATCGCGTTCATCTACTTCGGCAGAACCGACGTGCCAGTGGAGGGGCTCCTGAACCGGACAAACAGCCTGGGCACCTACTTCAAGAGCAAGTCAGACTACGTGCGGCGCGGTATCGGCAAGGTCGGGTGGGAGAGCATCTTCCAGCAGCAGCTCTCCCGGAACGGTGCCGGGCTCATGATCCTGGAGCCGCACGGCGCGTCTGTCGGCGGTGCCAACACGAATGCCACCTCGCCGTACCCACACCGCAGGGGCGTATTGTACAACATCCAGTACGGCTCCATGTGGTGGGGTGAGGCCAACGGcaccgcggcggcgacggcgatcGGGTGGCTCAACGGCCTGTATGGGTTCTTGGAGCAGTTCGTGAGCAGCAACCCCAGGGAGGCGTTCGCCAACTACCGAGACCTGGACCTCGGCCAGAACGTGGTAGGCCGCGACGGCGTGACGACGTACAGGAGCGGGAGGGTGTGGGGTGAGAGGTACTTCATGGGGAACTTCCGGCGGCTGGCGGCGGTGAAGGGGAGGGTGGATCCCGGTGAGTACTTTAGGAACGAGCAGAGCATCCCGCCGCTTCTGCCAAAGTCTTAG